In one window of Rhizobium sp. ACO-34A DNA:
- a CDS encoding alpha-ketoacid dehydrogenase subunit beta: MTKMRYAEALNQALREEMLRDPTVFLFGEDIGRYGGVFKVTRGLMEEFGQSRVRDTPISEQALAAMAVTASMTGTRPVLEIMYADFMPLVLDALINQASIYEYLWKDVSMPFVLRTQGGGGAGAGAQHSKSLDSLVAHIPGIKVVAPVTPADAKGLLKSAIRDRQPVVFLEHKLLYNLRDDVPDGDDVLVEIGKARKVTEGRDVSIFATSRMVLESQKAAELLEKDGISAEVIDLRSLRPLDIETVTQSIAHTHNAVVVNEGWRFCGYAAELSATIMEQCFDDLDAPVARVTLPDMPVPYSEPLEMAVLPNAAKIADAVRSTLK; this comes from the coding sequence ATGACCAAGATGCGATATGCCGAAGCTCTCAACCAGGCGCTGCGTGAAGAAATGCTGCGCGATCCGACCGTCTTCCTCTTCGGCGAAGACATTGGCCGTTACGGCGGCGTCTTCAAGGTAACACGCGGACTGATGGAGGAATTCGGTCAGTCGCGGGTTCGCGATACCCCGATCTCCGAACAGGCTCTGGCGGCCATGGCGGTGACCGCATCGATGACCGGTACGCGCCCCGTTCTGGAGATCATGTATGCCGATTTCATGCCGCTCGTCCTCGATGCGCTGATCAATCAGGCATCGATCTACGAATATCTCTGGAAGGACGTCTCCATGCCCTTCGTTCTGCGCACGCAGGGCGGCGGCGGGGCTGGCGCGGGCGCACAGCATTCGAAGAGCCTCGATTCTCTGGTCGCCCATATTCCCGGCATCAAGGTCGTGGCGCCCGTGACCCCGGCAGACGCCAAGGGCTTGCTGAAATCGGCCATCCGCGACCGCCAGCCGGTCGTCTTCCTCGAACACAAGCTGCTTTACAATCTGCGTGACGATGTGCCGGATGGCGACGACGTGCTGGTCGAGATCGGCAAGGCCCGAAAGGTGACGGAAGGGCGTGACGTCTCGATCTTCGCAACGTCACGCATGGTTCTCGAAAGCCAGAAAGCGGCGGAACTGCTGGAAAAGGACGGCATCTCGGCCGAGGTGATCGATCTGCGCAGCCTGCGGCCGCTGGATATCGAGACCGTCACTCAATCCATCGCCCACACCCATAACGCCGTCGTCGTCAACGAAGGCTGGCGCTTCTGTGGTTACGCCGCGGAGCTGTCGGCGACCATCATGGAACAGTGCTTCGACGACCTCGATGCTCCCGTGGCGCGCGTGACCCTGCCGGACATGCCGGTTCCCTATAGCGAACCGCTGGAAATGGCAGTTCTTCCGAACGCGGCGAAGATTGCCGACGCTGTACGCAGCACCCTGAAATAA
- a CDS encoding amino acid ABC transporter permease — protein sequence MIDFSTSLSFLYDYRGALLKGLGNTLYFTVFGLLIGLLLGFSVSLARQFGNTFVAGVARAYVEIFRGTPVLIQLFWFFFCLPALLGVDLGNEVSTILTLSLYMGAISSESFRAALKAIGGEQRDACIALGLPARVSLPYVILPQTIMKSVPTLLSNCVTLFKESALVSAVGMADLMYQGQMIADATARPVEILTATALIYLAISLLATRIITAYEQRFLRKLRL from the coding sequence ATGATCGACTTTTCGACCTCGCTCAGTTTCCTTTACGACTACCGCGGCGCATTGCTGAAGGGTCTCGGGAATACGCTCTATTTCACCGTGTTCGGTCTGCTGATCGGACTTCTGCTCGGCTTCAGCGTCAGCCTGGCAAGGCAGTTCGGCAACACGTTCGTTGCCGGGGTGGCACGTGCTTACGTGGAAATCTTTCGCGGTACGCCGGTGCTGATCCAGCTCTTCTGGTTCTTCTTCTGCCTGCCGGCATTGCTGGGTGTGGATCTCGGCAATGAGGTTTCCACCATCCTGACCCTCAGCCTCTATATGGGAGCGATCTCCAGCGAGAGCTTCAGGGCGGCGCTGAAGGCGATCGGCGGGGAGCAGCGCGATGCCTGCATCGCGCTCGGCCTGCCGGCACGTGTCAGCCTGCCTTATGTGATCCTGCCACAGACCATCATGAAGTCCGTGCCGACACTTCTGTCGAACTGCGTCACCTTGTTCAAGGAAAGCGCCCTGGTTTCGGCAGTCGGCATGGCCGACCTCATGTATCAGGGGCAGATGATTGCGGATGCCACCGCACGGCCCGTCGAAATCCTGACCGCAACGGCGTTGATCTATCTGGCGATCTCACTGCTTGCCACCCGGATCATCACCGCCTACGAGCAGCGCTTCCTGCGAAAGCTGAGGCTCTAG
- a CDS encoding EamA family transporter: MLPALQRFLTPGHPNAIWAGFALVIAGNFLFAVNDVLGKVLLASFGIGQLLAIRAVGTLLILGPAMVKRGENPFSNVKRPVLQTVRVILTVIDSGLFFAAVKFLPVADVITFYMASPIYVAFVSRFLLGEQVGWRRWTAILAGFVGVVIALNPSTTSFSAAALFALTGSFSFTLAMLLNKVLADTPDTTLGFFQSIGMIVIGAFFALFDWRALDLFGVISILFLGIVSGSAHMMLTRSLKLAPVSVIAPFQYTLLLWGMVLGLIVFGDVPSNNILVGAAIIVLAGLFIVHRQAKRQEQGGPEVAPPPDQYP; the protein is encoded by the coding sequence ATGCTGCCAGCACTTCAGCGATTTCTGACACCCGGCCATCCCAACGCGATCTGGGCAGGCTTTGCCCTTGTGATCGCCGGCAATTTTCTGTTTGCCGTCAATGACGTGCTGGGCAAGGTGCTGCTGGCCTCGTTCGGCATCGGGCAGTTGCTGGCCATCCGCGCTGTCGGCACGCTTCTCATCCTCGGGCCTGCCATGGTGAAACGGGGAGAAAACCCGTTCAGTAATGTCAAGCGCCCGGTGCTACAGACGGTTCGTGTCATTCTGACCGTGATCGATTCCGGCCTGTTTTTCGCAGCGGTTAAATTCCTGCCGGTGGCGGATGTCATCACCTTCTATATGGCAAGCCCGATCTATGTCGCTTTCGTGTCGCGCTTTCTCCTTGGCGAACAGGTCGGCTGGCGGCGCTGGACCGCCATCCTTGCCGGTTTCGTCGGCGTGGTCATTGCACTCAATCCCTCCACCACCTCCTTCTCCGCAGCGGCGCTCTTTGCTCTGACCGGTAGTTTCTCCTTCACCCTCGCCATGCTGCTGAACAAGGTGCTGGCCGATACGCCGGACACCACGCTCGGCTTTTTCCAGTCGATCGGCATGATCGTCATCGGCGCCTTCTTCGCGCTGTTCGACTGGCGAGCGCTGGACCTCTTCGGCGTGATTTCTATCCTCTTTCTCGGCATCGTCAGCGGTAGCGCCCACATGATGCTGACCCGATCGCTGAAACTCGCTCCGGTCTCCGTCATCGCGCCGTTCCAGTACACCCTGCTTCTCTGGGGCATGGTTCTCGGCCTCATCGTCTTCGGAGACGTGCCCTCGAACAACATTCTCGTCGGAGCGGCAATTATCGTACTGGCCGGACTTTTCATCGTTCATCGTCAGGCGAAACGGCAGGAGCAGGGCGGACCGGAAGTCGCGCCACCGCCGGATCAATATCCATGA
- a CDS encoding gluconate 5-dehydrogenase gives MSTQLFDLTGKRALVTGSSQGIGLALARGLASAGADIVLNGRDEARLLAAAKDIGAAHALPFDATDHVAVRRAIDAFENEIGAIDILVNNAGIQHRMPLEDFPADAFEQLLLTNIATVFNVGQAVARHMISRGTGKIINIASVQTALARPGIAPYTATKGAVGNLTKGMATDWAKYGLQCNAIAPGYFDTPMNAALVADPTFSGWLEKRTPAGRWGKVEELTGACIFLASDASSFVNGHVLYVDGGITASL, from the coding sequence GTGAGCACGCAACTCTTCGACCTGACGGGCAAGCGCGCCCTCGTGACTGGATCGTCACAGGGAATAGGCCTGGCCCTCGCCAGAGGCCTTGCCAGCGCAGGGGCCGACATTGTTCTCAATGGCCGTGATGAAGCCCGGCTATTGGCTGCGGCAAAGGACATTGGAGCGGCACACGCACTTCCCTTCGACGCCACGGATCATGTGGCCGTGCGCAGGGCGATCGACGCCTTCGAGAATGAGATCGGCGCCATCGATATTCTCGTCAACAATGCCGGCATCCAGCATCGCATGCCGCTCGAAGACTTTCCCGCCGATGCTTTTGAACAGTTGCTACTGACTAATATCGCCACGGTCTTCAACGTTGGCCAGGCGGTCGCGCGCCACATGATCTCGCGTGGTACCGGCAAGATTATCAACATTGCCAGCGTACAGACAGCCCTTGCCCGTCCCGGGATCGCGCCCTATACCGCGACCAAGGGAGCCGTTGGCAATCTGACCAAGGGCATGGCGACGGACTGGGCAAAATACGGACTGCAATGCAATGCCATTGCCCCCGGTTATTTCGATACGCCGATGAATGCAGCCCTTGTGGCTGATCCGACATTTTCCGGCTGGCTGGAAAAGCGCACTCCCGCCGGCCGCTGGGGCAAGGTGGAAGAGCTTACCGGAGCCTGTATCTTCCTTGCGTCTGATGCCTCCTCCTTTGTGAATGGACATGTGCTCTATGTCGACGGCGGCATCACAGCTTCGCTCTGA
- a CDS encoding pyrroline-5-carboxylate reductase, translating to MTENALADPLNVLLVGCGNIGYALLKGCLAPTDGTRMHVVEPDETLRARAEAAGASASAVSELPEGFTPDVIILAVKPFLVAELLPQYSALAAAGTMILSVAAGITLSGMQAAVGTPAAIIRCMPNTPASIGAGAMVCCGNAQVSQRQTAIAEKLLSPCGKVYFIDDESQMDAVTAVSGSGPAYLFHFIECLADAGVKAGLDKELAGELALQTIYGASLLATRSEDPASVLREKVTSPNGTTAAALAVLMGPDGIAPHLTEAVAAAKARSIELSGT from the coding sequence ATGACAGAGAATGCCCTGGCCGACCCCCTCAACGTCCTGCTCGTCGGATGCGGCAATATAGGGTATGCGCTGCTCAAAGGTTGCCTTGCCCCGACGGACGGAACGCGCATGCATGTGGTGGAGCCCGACGAGACGCTTCGGGCTCGCGCCGAAGCCGCCGGAGCGTCAGCAAGCGCGGTGTCCGAGCTTCCCGAGGGCTTCACCCCCGATGTCATCATCCTTGCCGTCAAACCTTTCCTCGTTGCGGAATTGCTGCCGCAATACAGTGCACTGGCCGCTGCCGGCACCATGATCCTTTCCGTCGCCGCGGGCATCACGCTTTCAGGCATGCAGGCGGCGGTCGGCACGCCGGCGGCCATCATCCGCTGCATGCCCAACACACCGGCCTCGATCGGTGCGGGCGCCATGGTTTGCTGCGGCAATGCGCAGGTTTCGCAACGGCAGACCGCTATCGCGGAAAAGCTGCTCTCCCCCTGCGGCAAGGTCTATTTCATCGATGACGAGAGCCAGATGGATGCCGTGACGGCAGTCTCCGGGTCAGGCCCCGCCTATCTCTTCCATTTCATCGAGTGCCTTGCCGATGCAGGCGTGAAGGCAGGACTGGACAAGGAACTGGCCGGGGAACTGGCCCTGCAGACCATTTACGGCGCCAGCCTTCTGGCAACCCGAAGTGAGGATCCGGCAAGCGTCCTGCGCGAAAAGGTGACGAGCCCGAACGGCACGACGGCAGCAGCCCTTGCGGTGCTCATGGGACCGGACGGTATCGCGCCGCACTTGACCGAAGCGGTGGCAGCGGCCAAAGCACGTTCCATAGAACTCAGCGGCACCTGA
- a CDS encoding N-methylproline demethylase produces MGVYDCLFEPLQIRNLTIRNRFLSTSHEPGYVLAGDITDRYIAYQAEKAKGGIGLTQFGGATAVSAENSFYYGQINGSVDKVIPQFRKMSAAIHEHGAHCTVQLTHGGRRERWDLTNWLPTFSASPLREIIHGTFPATMEDHDIRRTIENYATAAARVREGDVDGVEISCQAATLIEQFWSPAMNHRTDGYGGSLANRMRLGLEVLEAVRRRVGDDYVIGIRMPGDEMLKGGLSQDDCIEIASTYASSGLIDFISVVGAQATNYQSEARIWPTMWVPSAAYLPLAKAIRDEVAGKVKIFQAARMTDAATAVHALQGGYVDMVGMTRAFIADPHHINKLRAGDEENIRPCVGAGYCVDRAIRGIDALCAHNVATSREATIPQNVVPAEKKKKVVVVGGGPAGMEAARISARRGHDVVLFEAASELGGQLLLASRATWRRDLSGITTWLAAQMGHLKVDIRLNSYATQEDVLAEAPDAVVIATGGLPNVGYFDGTDLAVSVWDVLSGQTNTGGDILIFDENGTASAASCAEFVAAKGARVRIVTPDREFGREIGGTNLGAHMTELYKNDVRIDTDTRLASIRRKDNKLLAVIENTYSGKTEDVLVDQVVGDNGTLANDELYFELKPLSSNLGEVDLRALADARPQTIVNNPEGGFTLYKVGDAWSCRNLHAAMLDAARICHPL; encoded by the coding sequence ATGGGCGTCTATGACTGTCTTTTTGAGCCGCTTCAAATCCGCAACCTGACAATCCGCAACCGCTTTCTCAGCACCAGTCACGAGCCCGGCTATGTGCTCGCCGGCGACATCACGGACCGCTACATCGCCTATCAGGCTGAAAAAGCCAAAGGCGGCATCGGCCTGACCCAGTTTGGCGGGGCGACCGCCGTTTCGGCGGAAAACTCCTTCTATTATGGGCAGATCAACGGCTCCGTCGACAAGGTCATCCCGCAATTCCGGAAAATGTCCGCTGCGATCCACGAACACGGCGCGCACTGTACCGTGCAGTTGACGCATGGCGGACGGCGCGAGCGCTGGGACCTCACCAACTGGTTGCCGACCTTCTCGGCCTCTCCGCTGCGCGAAATCATCCATGGCACCTTTCCGGCGACGATGGAGGATCACGATATCCGTCGTACCATCGAGAACTACGCGACGGCAGCCGCACGCGTGCGCGAGGGCGATGTCGATGGCGTGGAAATCTCCTGTCAGGCGGCAACGCTGATCGAACAGTTCTGGTCACCGGCCATGAACCACCGCACGGATGGATATGGCGGCTCGCTCGCCAACCGGATGCGCCTTGGCCTCGAAGTTCTTGAAGCCGTGCGACGCAGGGTCGGGGACGATTACGTCATCGGCATTCGCATGCCGGGCGATGAAATGCTCAAAGGCGGGCTGTCGCAGGACGACTGCATCGAGATCGCCAGCACCTATGCCTCAAGCGGCCTGATCGATTTCATCAGCGTGGTCGGCGCCCAGGCCACCAACTATCAGTCGGAAGCGCGCATCTGGCCGACCATGTGGGTTCCCTCGGCGGCTTACCTGCCGCTGGCAAAGGCCATTCGCGACGAGGTTGCCGGCAAGGTCAAGATCTTCCAGGCAGCGCGCATGACGGATGCCGCAACCGCCGTCCACGCCCTGCAGGGCGGATATGTCGACATGGTCGGCATGACCCGCGCCTTCATTGCCGACCCTCATCACATCAACAAGCTGCGGGCCGGCGATGAGGAAAACATCCGTCCCTGCGTCGGCGCCGGCTATTGCGTGGATCGCGCCATTCGCGGCATCGACGCGCTGTGCGCCCATAATGTTGCGACCTCCCGCGAAGCGACCATTCCCCAGAACGTCGTTCCCGCCGAAAAGAAGAAGAAGGTCGTGGTGGTCGGCGGCGGTCCCGCCGGCATGGAGGCTGCTCGCATCAGCGCCCGGCGCGGCCATGACGTCGTGCTGTTCGAGGCGGCAAGCGAACTTGGCGGCCAGCTTCTGCTGGCGTCGCGCGCCACCTGGCGACGCGATCTTTCCGGCATTACCACCTGGCTCGCTGCACAGATGGGCCATCTCAAGGTGGACATCCGGCTGAACAGCTACGCAACGCAGGAGGACGTGCTGGCGGAAGCGCCGGATGCCGTTGTCATCGCAACCGGCGGCCTGCCGAATGTCGGATATTTCGATGGCACCGACCTTGCCGTTTCCGTCTGGGATGTGCTTTCGGGACAGACCAATACCGGTGGCGACATCCTCATTTTCGATGAGAACGGCACTGCCTCCGCCGCTTCCTGTGCCGAGTTCGTCGCGGCGAAGGGCGCGCGGGTCCGCATCGTGACCCCGGACCGGGAGTTCGGCCGGGAAATCGGCGGCACCAATCTCGGTGCCCACATGACGGAACTCTACAAGAACGATGTGAGGATCGATACGGACACGCGTCTGGCCTCGATCCGGCGCAAGGACAACAAGCTGCTGGCGGTGATCGAGAACACCTACAGCGGCAAGACCGAGGATGTCCTTGTCGATCAGGTCGTCGGAGACAACGGGACCCTTGCCAATGACGAGCTCTACTTCGAGCTGAAGCCGCTCTCCAGCAACCTCGGCGAGGTCGACCTCAGGGCGCTCGCGGATGCGAGACCGCAGACCATCGTCAACAATCCGGAGGGCGGCTTTACCCTCTATAAGGTGGGCGATGCCTGGTCCTGTCGAAACCTGCATGCCGCCATGCTGGACGCGGCTCGTATCTGTCATCCGCTCTAG
- a CDS encoding acetoin dehydrogenase dihydrolipoyllysine-residue acetyltransferase subunit: MIDITVVGAGGEYMESVVVVEWHKNVGDAVRKGDLVVTVETAKAATEIEASADGVLREIRAPVGQEIDVGGVLGVIGDAGEAVAATADEGSVAPASAEAAMVETPAPSVATDRRGRIVASPLARRVASERGIDLSSVHASSPSGRIRLRDLDHIAPQAASAVSTAPPATAGAVPIIDAGLNIVRRGTAGATKIVFLHGFGSDSYSWQPLLAALGDGYEFWLVDLPAHGRSSPPTADVTVHSMARSVLETLSAAGVGEFHLVGHSLGGAVAMALAADGRASVQSLTLLAPAGLGPEMDGDFISGFARASRSESLEPWLRRLFADPSRVTTGLVQATMQARSDGALRDAQVKLAQDVFPDGTQAADLRETLKVLQMPKKLIWGDQDRIVPKRHALGTGGLAALHFLPSVGHMPHAEAPATVARLLLQNIRCGC; encoded by the coding sequence GTGATCGACATTACCGTGGTGGGTGCCGGCGGCGAATACATGGAGTCCGTCGTCGTCGTCGAATGGCACAAGAATGTAGGCGATGCCGTTCGCAAGGGCGATCTCGTCGTCACCGTCGAGACGGCGAAAGCCGCGACGGAAATCGAGGCGTCCGCCGATGGCGTGCTGCGGGAAATCCGCGCTCCCGTGGGACAGGAGATCGATGTCGGCGGTGTTCTTGGCGTGATCGGCGATGCTGGCGAGGCCGTTGCGGCGACTGCAGATGAAGGGTCGGTGGCACCGGCATCCGCGGAGGCCGCCATGGTGGAAACGCCGGCTCCCTCGGTCGCCACCGATCGCCGGGGACGCATCGTCGCCTCGCCCCTTGCCCGACGTGTGGCCAGTGAACGCGGCATCGATCTTTCTTCCGTTCATGCCTCCAGCCCTTCGGGCCGTATCCGCTTGCGTGATCTCGATCATATTGCGCCGCAGGCTGCAAGCGCAGTGTCGACCGCACCTCCTGCCACCGCGGGCGCAGTACCGATCATCGACGCCGGCCTGAACATCGTCCGCCGCGGAACGGCAGGTGCCACGAAGATCGTCTTCCTGCATGGTTTCGGAAGCGACTCCTATTCCTGGCAGCCGCTTCTCGCCGCTCTTGGCGATGGATACGAATTCTGGCTTGTCGATCTTCCAGCCCATGGTCGCTCTTCGCCTCCGACGGCCGATGTAACGGTGCATTCCATGGCACGTTCGGTGCTGGAAACGCTTTCCGCCGCCGGAGTGGGCGAGTTCCATCTGGTCGGGCATTCTCTCGGCGGCGCTGTCGCCATGGCGCTAGCGGCAGACGGCCGGGCAAGCGTGCAGTCTCTTACCCTCTTGGCGCCGGCCGGCCTTGGTCCCGAAATGGATGGCGACTTCATCTCGGGCTTTGCGCGCGCCAGCCGTTCGGAAAGCCTGGAGCCCTGGCTTCGCCGGCTGTTCGCCGATCCATCCAGGGTCACCACCGGCCTCGTACAGGCAACTATGCAGGCACGCTCCGACGGGGCACTGCGCGATGCGCAGGTCAAGCTCGCGCAGGATGTTTTCCCGGATGGCACGCAGGCGGCAGATCTTCGTGAAACGCTCAAGGTGCTGCAGATGCCGAAGAAGTTGATCTGGGGCGATCAGGACAGGATCGTGCCCAAGCGACATGCCCTTGGAACCGGCGGTCTCGCAGCGCTGCACTTCCTGCCGTCAGTGGGACACATGCCCCATGCCGAAGCGCCTGCCACCGTCGCAAGGCTGCTGCTTCAAAACATTCGTTGCGGTTGTTGA
- a CDS encoding amino acid ABC transporter permease, with protein sequence MNSNFSWDNSVIIDAIPKLLSGLSITLQLTVISALIGLFAGFAVCLMAMGRFWPTRWLAVAFIEIFRGTPALVQIIWIFYCVPIFFNIYFDPFSMAVLALSMNITAFNAEAYRAAIQTIPSSHYDACTALGLSPMQRTLYVVFPQAVMTAVPVLLTNTIGLLQQTALVAIVAIADLMYQGKSLATQTYRPIEIYTTVALIYFLLSLPLSQIVGHYEKRLRWLQS encoded by the coding sequence ATGAACAGCAATTTCTCCTGGGACAATTCAGTCATCATCGACGCCATTCCCAAGCTGCTTTCAGGCCTCAGCATCACGCTGCAGCTGACCGTCATCAGCGCACTTATCGGCCTTTTTGCCGGTTTTGCCGTCTGCCTGATGGCAATGGGACGCTTCTGGCCGACGCGCTGGCTGGCCGTCGCCTTCATCGAGATTTTCCGTGGAACGCCGGCACTGGTGCAGATCATCTGGATCTTCTACTGTGTGCCGATCTTCTTCAACATCTACTTCGATCCGTTCAGCATGGCGGTTCTTGCGCTCAGCATGAACATCACCGCATTCAATGCGGAAGCCTATCGTGCTGCGATCCAGACCATTCCGTCATCCCACTATGACGCCTGCACGGCGCTCGGCCTTTCGCCCATGCAGAGGACACTCTACGTGGTTTTCCCCCAGGCCGTCATGACCGCCGTTCCCGTTCTGCTGACCAACACCATCGGTCTTCTCCAGCAAACGGCGCTGGTGGCGATCGTCGCGATTGCCGATCTCATGTACCAGGGCAAGAGCCTGGCGACGCAGACTTATCGCCCGATCGAGATCTACACGACCGTGGCTCTCATCTATTTTCTTCTCTCGCTGCCGCTGTCGCAGATCGTAGGGCACTACGAAAAGCGCCTGCGCTGGCTGCAGTCGTAA
- a CDS encoding hydantoin racemase — MKLCWIHPTTANDTLEPLWESLDTIVRPVLNPGTELEFRFLEKSGNFTRSLYAEHINSVHMVEAALQAEADGFDAVFFGCWNDALWEAREVLGIPIGSVSEQSMLAALTMGKRFAVVTVSQKTTVAIENDLLAYGLRDRAIVRPVRTIMPESDGALLLSAVKDPYETFIPRFEEVAAECIRDGAEVILVGCAYYGPLMRAAGYREVTGTGVTVLDASSVALKYVETMADIARTMGYVKSDRLHLKAPPRDALDRSRRTLGLI, encoded by the coding sequence ATGAAGCTGTGCTGGATTCACCCGACGACTGCAAACGATACGCTGGAGCCCCTGTGGGAAAGCCTGGATACCATCGTTCGCCCGGTCCTGAATCCCGGTACCGAACTCGAATTCCGTTTTCTGGAAAAGAGTGGAAACTTCACGCGTTCGCTTTATGCCGAACACATCAACTCGGTTCACATGGTGGAAGCGGCGCTTCAGGCGGAAGCCGACGGTTTTGACGCCGTTTTCTTCGGTTGCTGGAACGATGCCTTGTGGGAAGCACGCGAAGTGCTCGGCATTCCGATCGGCTCGGTCAGCGAACAGTCGATGCTTGCTGCACTGACGATGGGCAAGCGCTTCGCCGTGGTCACCGTCTCGCAAAAGACGACGGTTGCCATTGAAAACGATCTGCTCGCCTACGGGCTGCGCGACCGGGCCATCGTCCGTCCTGTGCGGACCATCATGCCCGAATCCGATGGCGCGCTGCTGCTCAGCGCCGTGAAGGATCCTTACGAGACATTCATCCCCCGGTTCGAGGAAGTGGCGGCGGAATGCATCCGCGACGGCGCCGAGGTTATTCTGGTCGGTTGCGCCTATTACGGGCCGTTGATGCGCGCGGCCGGCTACCGGGAGGTAACCGGCACCGGCGTCACCGTTCTCGACGCCAGCAGCGTTGCGCTCAAATACGTGGAGACCATGGCGGATATCGCCAGGACCATGGGCTATGTGAAAAGCGACCGGCTTCATCTGAAGGCGCCGCCGCGCGACGCCCTCGACAGGTCGCGCCGCACACTCGGCCTCATCTGA
- a CDS encoding glutamine ABC transporter ATP-binding protein: MSSSSFLSIRDLVKTYGDQIRVLDGINFEMKPGERVVVIGPSGSGKSTLLRCIMGLEKIGGGEIQLEGNRYLAAGANPRKENFVDTAVRSKIGMVFQHYTLFPHLTVLGNLILAPVRARGESKAAATERAMQLLSRLGLENRANAYPGMLSGGQKQRVAIARALLLDPKIMLFDEVTSALDPELVAEVEGLMLELAEQSMSMLIVTHDMWFAKRIATRVVFCADGKVVEDSTPEQIFTAPKEQRTEEFLKKILHVETVV, from the coding sequence ATGTCTTCTTCCTCCTTTCTCAGCATCCGCGATCTCGTCAAGACTTACGGCGACCAGATCCGTGTCCTCGACGGCATCAATTTCGAAATGAAGCCAGGCGAGCGTGTTGTCGTTATCGGGCCGAGCGGCAGCGGAAAAAGCACCCTTCTGCGCTGCATCATGGGTCTTGAAAAGATCGGTGGCGGCGAGATCCAGCTTGAGGGAAACCGGTATCTCGCAGCAGGTGCCAACCCCAGGAAAGAGAATTTCGTAGATACGGCAGTGCGATCGAAGATCGGCATGGTGTTTCAGCACTATACGCTGTTCCCTCACCTGACAGTTCTCGGCAATCTCATTCTGGCGCCCGTGCGCGCCCGTGGAGAAAGCAAGGCCGCCGCGACAGAACGCGCCATGCAGCTTCTTTCCCGCCTTGGTCTTGAAAACCGCGCCAATGCCTATCCGGGAATGCTCTCAGGGGGCCAGAAGCAACGCGTCGCCATCGCCCGCGCTCTGCTTCTCGACCCGAAGATCATGCTGTTCGACGAAGTGACTTCGGCGCTCGATCCCGAACTGGTGGCCGAGGTCGAGGGACTGATGCTTGAACTTGCCGAACAGTCCATGTCCATGCTGATCGTCACGCATGACATGTGGTTCGCGAAGCGCATCGCCACCCGCGTCGTCTTCTGCGCCGATGGCAAGGTTGTCGAGGATTCCACGCCGGAGCAGATCTTCACTGCTCCGAAGGAGCAGCGCACCGAGGAATTCCTCAAGAAAATCCTGCATGTCGAAACTGTTGTGTAG